One segment of Salvia splendens isolate huo1 chromosome 20, SspV2, whole genome shotgun sequence DNA contains the following:
- the LOC121781619 gene encoding LEAF RUST 10 DISEASE-RESISTANCE LOCUS RECEPTOR-LIKE PROTEIN KINASE-like 2.1, translated as MFNQEKASPLDWDMKFKIVVEVAQGIMYLHHGCDIQILHFDIKPHNILLDDKFVPKISDFGLAKLSTANKEAVTLAAARGTIGYVALELINRSIGVGSYKADVYSFGMLLMEMVSLNKDFTRNNDESSKYFPNWIYDHLNQGRDIDIRNVDKNDDKNIGRMMTIVAL; from the coding sequence ATGTTCAACCAAGAAAAAGCATCTCCATTGGATTGGGACATGAAATTTAAGATTGTAGTTGAAGTGGCTCAAGGGATCATGTATTTGCACCATGGTTGTGACATCCAGATCTTACATTTCGATATCAAACCTCACAATATACTCCTTGATGATAAGTTCGttccaaaaatatcagattttggGTTGGCAAAATTAAGCACCGCAAACAAAGAGGCAGTAACATTGGCGGCTGCTCGAGGAACCATAGGGTATGTTGCTCTTGAACTTATCAATAGAAGTATTGGAGTAGGGTCTTACAAAGCCGATGTGTATAGTTTCGGGATGTTGTTGATGGAAATGGTAAGCTTAAACAAAGACTTCACAAGGAACAATGATGAATCTAGTAAGTATTTCCCAAACTGGATATACGACCATTTGAACCAAGGTAGGGACATTGATATTAGAAATGTTGATAAAAACGACGATAAAAACATTGGTCGGATGATGACAATTGTTGCGTTGTAG